A genomic window from Punica granatum isolate Tunisia-2019 chromosome 2, ASM765513v2, whole genome shotgun sequence includes:
- the LOC116198113 gene encoding homeobox-leucine zipper protein HOX11-like — MELALSLGDSSKPFTASFIDKAPSTSTSKAKDLEFRVGLGINAGEGRGKDVIRGGADSDAVPLQLDLLPFTPVPHSKPLQQFRFPWLAETLGSAEPDSSAGEHSRGLDVNRFPAFAEETDDGGAHSSPNSAVSSFHMEFGISSGSGGRGNKRDLEADAERDGSRGSDDDENGLTRKKLRLSKEQSAFLEESFKEHSTLNPKQKLALAKQLNLRPRQVEVWFQNRRARTKLKQTEIDCEYLKRCCETLTEENRRLQKELQELRALKTSQPFYMQLPATTLTMCPSCERVATSSSSAAAAASASSAAANSATTLPLLAKPRVYPFPQAQAQAHKAAS; from the exons ATGGAGCTGGCCCTCAGCTTAGGCGACAGCTCGAAGCCCTTCACGGCATCGTTTATTGATAAGGCCCCGTCGACGTCGACGTCGAAGGCCAAGGACTTGGAGTTCCGGGTGGGGCTCGGAATCAATGCCGGCGAGGGTAGGGGCAAAGATGTCATCCGAGGGGGAGCCGACTCCGACGCCGTCCCCCTTCAGCTCGACCTCCTTCCCTTCACCCCAGTCCCTCACAGCAAGCCGCTCCAGCAGTTCCGCTTCCCGTGGCTCGCCGAGACTC TCGGGTCGGCTGAGCCGGACTCGTCAGCCGGCGAACACTCCCGTGGCCTTGACGTGAACCGGTTCCCGGCGTTCGCGGAGGAGACGGATGACGGCGGGGCTCACTCGTCCCCGAACAGCGCGGTCTCGTCGTTCCATATGGAGTTCGGGATCAGCAGCGGGTCGGGAGGGAGGGGCAACAAGAGAGATTTGGAGGCCGATGCCGAGAGGGACGGCTCGAGGGGAAGCGACGACGACGAGAACGGGCTGACCCGGAAGAAGCTCCGGCTGTCCAAAGAGCAGTCCGCCTTCCTCGAGGAAAGCTTCAAGGAACATAGCACCCTTAATCCC AAGCAGAAGTTGGCTCTGGCGAAGCAACTCAACCTCCGGCCCCGGCAAGTGGAAGTTTGGTTTCAAAACAGAAGAGCGAG GACGAAGTTGAAGCAAACGGAGATAGATTGCGAGTACCTGAAGCGGTGCTGCGAGACCTTAACAGAGGAGAATCGGAGGCTGCAGAAGGAGCTGCAGGAGCTGAGAGCTCTCAAGACGTCTCAGCCCTTCTACATGCAGCTCCCGGCCACCACCCTCACGATGTGCCCATCTTGCGAGCGCGTCGCCACCTCCTCCTCATCGGCCGCCGCCGCCGCGTCCGCCTCCTCGGCCGCCGCCAACTCAGCCACCACTCTGCCGCTGCTGGCCAAACCTAGAGTATACCCGTTCCCTCAGGCCCAGGCCCAAGCCCATAAGGCTGCTTCGTGA